ACCCTCATCCCACACTCTCATCAAAGGCCTCTACTTCTTCGTAGTAAAGTCCGTCTCCAATCCCTCTCCACCCGCAACACCGGCCTCGACACCCTTGCAGTTGCACGAATCTAGAACCATTCAACATCAGTACCATTCTTCCTCCAGGCAGCATCGAACACAGGAGGATagtggtggagaagaacaggaaggaaggaaggaaaaCAAACTCACCACTCGACCTCTTCCCACACGCACAAGCCTCCCCCGCCTTGGGCAGGGTATTCTCCGTCGCGGCGCGGGAGCACGTGCATTCTCCTGCTGGTCGTTGATCTAACACCTCAGTCAGCATCGTAGCCCACATGTCCTCATGCCCATGCCCTCACGCCTCACGCGGTAGAATGGTGGTAGGATGCAAAGACTCACTGCACGAACACCTCGCACCCTGAAGTTTATTCTCGGTGGAAGCTTTCTCGCAATTGCAGTTGAGAGCGGATTGTTTCCCGCAGGAGCAGGTGGCTTCGGCGGCGCAGGCGCAGGGTCCGCCGGAGCGGCCGCAGCAGGTTGAGGGGGTGGTGGAGACTGGAGCAGACATTGTTGTTGTGGTTGGTTGGTCTTGAGTAGTTGTTTGGAGTGTTGGTGTTATGGAAGTAGGAAGGTGTTtgattgttgttgtttgctGAACGGTGTAGTGAAGAAAGTTGTTTCAATCGAATTGACTATTCaagaaaagaagagaagagccAGCAGTCAGAGGTTCGTTTTATGCCACTTCCTGCCTACATTATCAGATGGTAAAGTGGTCATCACGAGCCCGCTGATTGGCTGCCGGACTTCCCTCCCGACGGCGAGAAATCCCACTTTTGGCTCATGATCATGGGGTTTGGCTGGGTTTGGTCCAATGACAACGGTGAGAAAGAGGATGACTTGTTTCATTGCGTCGATGGGTTTCCATCTGATAATTGTTGTGGTGGATTATGAATCATTGATCATTTGCTGGTGAGAGATGTGGTGTGATGGAAGCATGTGAAAGTTCATCCACGCTACGACGCCATCAAGGTGTTTGGTTGGAAGTGAATGTCGACTAATGTCTGTCTGATGCTGTCAAGACTCCATAACTTACGAAAGATGGCACTGCACCGCTTTTGGAATTGTATGTTCTGTTACCAGCCTTCCCCGACGTCCTACCTTCTCAGTTCCCGTCTACAACTCCACCGGATACTGCGTCGTCTCAATCTTCTCCGGAAACACCAACCCATTCTGCCTCCTCACCTCATCCATAACCCTCATAATCGTCAAACTCTCCTCCAAACTCTCATATCGTCCCTCCTTCCTCCCGTCCCGAATCGCATACGCACACTCGTCCGCTTCCCAAAACATGCCCTGTCCTTCACCTTCCTCCTGCCATTGCCCTCCGAAACCGTTCTTCCATCCACTTCCCTTGCCGGGACCTGGGATCGGgaactccttctcctcgactgtGCCGTCCGAGAGGATGAGCCGAGTCTTCGTGGGGCGGAACGCGGGGTGGAAGACTTGGATTTCGCCTTTGTCGCCTTGTACGCGGATGGAGGGTGTGCTGTCCACGTTTGATGAGGTTCTGAAGCCTGTGCTTGCTACGCCGTGAGCTGCTGGAAGACCTTCTCGCGGGAATGTCAAGAGCATGAGCGTCTGCTCGTCCGCGCCGGTCTTGTACTTCTCCATACTGCTCACCACGGTAGGAGGCGTGGGTTTCGATTGCGTGAGGTAGAGGGTTTGGAAGACCCATGTCAAGGCGTAGATTCCTAGGTCGAGCAGGGCACCGCCTGCAAGGTGAGGGTTGACCATGCGGTGGGAGTCGGCGAAGGTGGATTCAGGCGGGGCGCCAATCGAGAGGTCGGCGGTCGTGCGGTGGACAGTACCGATTTTGCCAGAGGTGATGATGTCGCGGACGTAGATCGAGAGGGGAAAGTATCGGGTCCAGACCTGGCAAAGCGATATATCAGCAGAGGAGTTGTAACAAGGTGTCCAGTATACTCACAGCCTCCATCAAAAacaacttcttctccctcgcaaTCGTAATCAACACCTCCAACTGCTTCGCATTCGTCGTAAACGCCTTTTCACACAATACATTCTTGCCCGCCTCCAGCGCCAGTCGACAATTTTGATAGTGATGCGAGTGCGGCGTCGCGATGTATATGCAGTCGACGTTCGGGTCGTTGACCAGCTCTTTGTAGCTGCCATAGGCTTTTGCTGAGTCCGGGGCGCGGACTTCTTTGAGGAATTCTTGAGCTcggtcggcggaggaggaggatgcggcTGCTACGACGACATGCGAGATGTCGTTGACGCCCCgggtggagggggaggggaaGAGGTCGCGGGCGAAGGTCTCGGCGATGCCGCCGGTTGCGAGGATGCCCCATTTCAAAGGCTCGAATTTGGACATTGTGAGCGTTGCTGAGGGTTGAGTGGAGGGCGGAAGGAGGATATCGTTGAGTatgaagaagaacaagagGACGGGGAACGGCAGTGAGAGTGAGATGAATGGTGACCTACCTTTAGGCTGATCTGATCTCCCGCGTGAATGTTTTGTCGACAGCAACGTCATCAGCAATAGGTATCTCAATGGAGGGGTTGCTCGATCATCCTGGTGGGGCGGCTCATGTGGTTGATGCTGCGTATGCCGTCTGGGATAAGATGCGACGAAGTCTTCGCGAAGACTGCTGCTCTTCGCAATCGTAAATGAACCGAAGTGTCAGACACGGTCAGGTTGATTCACGTCGGAGAAAAAGATGtttggagaagaggaagaagtctCCGACACTTCTGATTCGTCTATTCATCCTTCACGCTAGCTGAGGTGCCAGGTTGGTCTCGAATGTAGCTCATCGACAAGCTGCCGGTCTGGTTGTTTTTGATTTGCATGATTCAGAGAAAAAGTTCCGTATTCGTCATTCGTTGTATGCTTGGCCATGATTGTCTGTTGACAGACTGGGGCGAGGCATGGCATGGGAGGGTAACTCGACTCGAAAGAGGGAGATCGGCAACGCAAAAGCCATGTCTGGCTGCGGTTCAGGATGATGCTTTGCTTGCATTGGTATCGTATAGACATCTGTATTAGACATAATCGACGAGGGACTCCTCATTTCCCAATACCTCCGCGACGCATCACACCTCAATCTTCGCATGCCTGAAATACTTCATCCCAATCCACGCCACTGTGATCCACACCCAACTCACTACCCCCGTCAACACAATCAACGCCGGATAGTATCCCACAATCGGCAGGGTAGGATCATCCTCCAGTTCCGGCGGAGCGTACGGCGTCTCGCCAACGTCCCAGGCCCAACTCCATATCTCCAGACAGCTGCCCATGCCGACGGCGAATGTGATCCAGGTCACGATCAGGATGACCCAACCCCAGTACTCGGTCTCGGTGTAGTCGTGCGGCTGTTCTGAGTCGGTGGCAAAGGAGGCATTGGTGATGGAGTGGGAGAGCGGAGAGGTCTTGCGGTGTTTCTTGGATGAGAGGCTGCGTGTGAGAGCTGAGGAGAGCTCGGCGGCGGATGGAATTGGGAAGTAGGACGTCGCAGCAGAGGTGAGGGGTTTTGGTAAAAATGAAGCAGGCGAATGCCGAACGTCGAATGTGagcatgtcgtcgtcgtcggtcgTTGAGGCGTAGCTGGGACCTCGAGAGTGGGTTTCCATTGGCGAGTCGAGACCTTTGGTGGCTACGCTCAAGTTGCCGGGGTTGCTGATGGGAGCGGCTTCATGGTTACGGTGATCtgtgaggagggcgaggcggGTAGAGGCCACGGCGGGGGAGTCTCGAGACCAGCCAGCATCACTGCTACTGCTGCTAGCAGCTGGGACTTGCTCATAGCTGAATCCGCTGTGTAAACTGCTTGTTGCTTCAtgatcctcatcgtcgtcgccctcaTCATTGGGGACGGCAGCTGTCTGAGTGATGGCATCCACGGTGGGAACCTGAGGCTGGATGTGTTTTGTGGAAGAGCTCCGCGAAAGAAGACTATTCCTCCGCTCTCTCCCTTCAGCTGCCAACTTCCGCCCTCCCAACAGCGCTGTCTTCCGTAATGACCCCTTGCGCTTCCTCGTGGTCGGCGACTTCAGCACCGCAGCCATGGCACTCTCGCCCTTCTCAGGCGATATTGGTGAGTGTTCCGGCGCATCGTCGTCAATGCTCTTACTGCTTTTGTGGCTTTTCGGACTTTGCAGGccattctccttctccttgtcgCCTTTTGTCTCACTGCTGTTCCTCAAGAAATTGAACCTGCCCAGTATACTCCCACTTCCGGAACGCTTGTGCGGGGTCGGTTTCGTCGGCGGGCTGACATCTGTCATCGATAGAAGGGGAAGCCTCATCGCGTCGCTCGCCGGTTGTGTGAGAGCATTCTGCTCGTTGTCGAGTACATCCTTCTGGTCCACGTCGGGTCGGGGACCGGAGACGGTATTACGGCGGGACTCGCTGCTGCCACCAGCGGACTCCATCTCGCCTGCCTGAGGGTTCCATTGACTACCTCATTGAGCTGTTCGTCGTCGAATCGAAGTGTAGTGCGTGAGCGCGAAATTGTCTGGCGTGAAGTGTGAGGATGAAAGAGAGTTGAACGTTCCCCACGTCACATCCAAATCCGTCGCCAAACCTTGGTGGATTAGACCCCTGGTCTACACGACAAAGAGTGATCAGTACCTGCATAAACATCTACACTCCCTTGTTGCCGGATTCCACTCTCGTTGTCGCCTCGATGCATAGGATCACATTCCCTACAATTCACCAGTGAGCCGGTCTCACTCTTCTATCGGCCGGCAAATGGCCTCGCATCTACCCATACCGCTGCCTCCTCGAACACCGACACCACCGACACCTATACCAGACGAGCACAACTTCGCTCTGGAACACGATCACGAAAGAAGCACCTCGCGGGATCTCTTCTCACAACGATACACACACCACAGCAATGGCTCTCAATCAGGAATCGGCATATCCGTCGATTCCGCTCCCTACACCGGACAGCAAGATGTTCCAACCTTGCTATCTCCTCCCTGGAGCGCGACTTTCAACGGGAACGGCGGACTCAGTCCACAGCGTACGCCGATGACAGCCAGCACGGATGGGGGCTTCAACACAATCGACTCCAGCGCGGGCGCTGGAGAAAGAAGAGCATCAGTGACGGTGACGAATCCATTCAACTTCCAGACTGTGCAATATGAACGCGATAGTAATGCGGGCAAGAACGAACTATTGGGCAAGCGACGAGGACACAAGTACAGACACTCCTCGATCCATGCGGTGCATATGGACCAGATCTTCAAGTCGCCTCAGATCCAGCGGACACCTCTGAGCGTGCCTGCATCATTGCCTCTTCCTACGAGAAGAGAGCTATGGCTGAGCATGACGAGGCATCAGACGGCACGGCTAGCTTGGTGTGCTGCTCACTTTGCCATCGCAGCTTATGTGCAATACTCTGGAGCTGGCTCCCTCGCCATGACCGCCCTATCACGACTACTACTCTTCGACGCTTCCGGCGCAACGGTCTGCGTAGTGGTGGACGTAATGGGCAACTTCGAAGTCTGGAAGCGTTCTTCGATCAAACATCCTTTCGGCCTCGAACGAGCCGACGTCTTAGCAGGATTCGGAATGGCGGTCTTCATCGCTTTCATGGGGCTGGATGTCATCTCGCACGGCATCCAACACGCACTGGAGAATGTTGGAAACCACGAAGCTCACTCCCCGCACGCTCACGAACGTGTCACGATGGGTCACGTCGACATCGCTAGCATGCTCAGCATCGTGTCGACACTCGTCTCCGCTCTTCTCCTAAAGAACCACGCCCGCATCGGTCGCGCCATGCGTTTCGAACTACTCGCAGGCTGGGGTCGAATCCTCGGCAATCCCTCCCACTTCCTCACATTATCCTGCTCTATCCTCCTGCTACTCCTCCCGTTCCTACCGACCATCTCCTACAGCATCTTCGACAAAGTCCTCGCCTTCACGATCGCCTCCTTCATGATCCTCCTCGGCGCCCGTCTCGGCACAAGTCTCGCCAGTATGCTCCTCATGAGCTTCAACGCCACTTCTTCCGCCGAACGAGACGGTCTGAAAGGCATCGTCGAAGCGATCGCCGACGCGGATCCGGCGGTCAGTCGGGTGGACGAGGCGAGATTCTGGCAGGTACATTACGGACTGTGTATGGCGAATTTGAAGTTGAGATATCGGAGTTCAAAGGGTGGGTATGGTATGGTTGGGGACGATTTGGTGAGGATACGGAAAAAGGttggggaggtggtgaggaagCGGTTGGGCGGTGGGAGGTGGGATGTTAGTGTGCAATTGGCGGTTGAGAGGGATTGAGGGATGCTTGACCTTGGACTTTGTGTTTGGATGTACTACTTACTGCATTGTGTGCCTGCAAAGCGCGGCGTTGGATGTGTATCGTTTGTGGGGATTTATCTGGGGTGTGGAGCATGTACATTGTCGTGGAAGGGCGAAGCCAGGGCAAGAAGACAGTGGAGTCGATCAGCGATGAGAAGAGACGGTATTCATCAGAGATGTGGGGCATGTTCTCTGTAGGTCTCAAGGTCCTGCTGCTTGTCCATCAACATGCGATGCACTCAACATGGAATTAGATGTCCAACACGCGACTCTCACGCGGCGCCGAGCCGTATATTCGCCATGCAGCTCGGCGAAGCGCGATGACGATGCCGACTTGCCGACTTCACGTCCTTTCGAATAACTTTTGTCCTCAAGACGTCGAATTACTTCATACTCTAGCGACGCACCATTCCGTTCCTCGCACGAATAGACTCGGCTCAAATGTCAGCTCTCGCACCGGTACTTTCTCAGGCACAAGCAAGCTCGTCCGGTCCCGAGGGCGACGTTTCTTCTTTCACGAGGATCGCGGCCAAGGAGATGAAGGCTTGGAGGGAATGTACGGATCCACTGAACTCAAGATTCCGAGAATCTTGGACGGACTTTCGCCATTGGCATATGGCATTGGTGATTCATGATTCGGACCCAGGATGATGAGGCCTTACTTCGGTCTGTACGTAAGGCAAGATCAATCTTCGTGGTGAAGCCCTTGCGAAGATGTTCATGGATTTTTCAAGAGTCGCAACAGACATGGAGAGAAGCTCGAAAGGCTTTTTGACGCTTCTGGTGGGATAAACGACTGCTAACATTCGCTCGTTCTGTCCTTCTACTCACGAATGGACCAAGGGGACCATGACAGTCAGGTGAGGATCTACAAGAAGGAAACCTTCGCCTTACCCGCAGCCAAGTCCGAGGGTCTGAGCATCCTTCCTACCACCACTCCGAGAAGTTTTCCTACTGGCGAGTACCACGCTCCATGTTGTGCCGAGTCTTGACCCACTGGGCTTACATTGTTACCTTCTCATCAACTGCCATTGAAGTTCAACTCTCCACATACATGCAACACTGCCAAATGAGGAACACTCCGCAAGCCAATCCAAGACCAAATGCCGCTTCTCGGCGCCATTGCTGGATATCGCCACGGACTAGCACGCCATTCGAAGATCCACTAAGTCCGCGACACGAGTTGCACCAGAGGACGATTCCGACATCCTCCACAATCCAAGTCTTCCCCATGGGACATGAACTCTCAGCGTTGATCCACCAGCGCTTGGACACGGGGTCATCGCCGGTGGCGTGGACTACTGTATGTCGTAGTAGGAGCGTATAAGTCAGAGCCCGCTGTGCCGTCCAGCATAAGGTgtgctcttctccttctctcctctcttcctGTCACACTCTCCTTTCCTTGTCCTTACTCACTCAGCCTTAGCTCATCATGACCGTCTACGCTAACGACACTCCCTCTAACAAGTCCAATCCAGAGAAGAACGCCGCCAGCGTGGACCACCTCAATGAGACCAGCGTTCCCTACATCGTTCCAGATAAGCCCATCACACCTGAACTCCTCGCCGCAGTCCCGGGAGGCGTCAAAGCTTCCGAGCTCTTCGAGGATGCCGCTCCCATCCTCGCTCTTAACCTTCCGGATTGGCGTGCCACCGAGAAGAAGCTCGTGAGAAGGCTGGATATGACACTACTCCCACTGCTGTGGCTGCTCTACTGGAACAACTACCTTGACAGGACGAACCTTGTACGTACCATGGGGTCGTCGTGCTCATGTTGTAGCGCTGGCCAAGGTGAGGAAAATCATGAACGCTATTGTCTGACACCTTAGACAATAGGCACAAGCTCAACTCGCGGAACCGTCAATGGGAGAGTCTCTGAACTTCGAGTCAGGTGGAGAAGACTACAACACTGCAGTGTCCTTGTTAACTGTCGGCTACATGATCATGCAGTTGCCTTCGAACATGCTTTTGACCCGTAAGAGAGTTGGATCAAGCATTAACATCACTTGTTTCTGACTTTGGATCACATATAGGCGTTCGACCAGGAATCTACCTCCCCGCGACTGCCATAATCTGGTCCGCCGTCTCCGCATGCACCGCCGCAGTCCCAGATGTGCGAACTCTCTGGGGCGTCCGCTTCATTCTCGGCATGACTGAAGCGCCTCTCTTTCCCGGTGCCGTCTACCTTCTTTCCTGCTGGTACACCCGCAAGGAAATCGCCCTTCGAATTGCAATCCTCTACTCTGGTCTAGTCCTCGCGCAAGCCATGTCTGGCATCCTCGCTGCTGGAATCTTCAATGGTATGGAGGGTGTCGCAGGTATCATGGGCTGGCAGTGGCTGTTTATCATTGAGGCATTGATGAGTACCGTGTGTGGTATTGCTGCTCTGTTCCTCCTGCCCGACTATCCGGAGTCGAAAACTGGATCGCAGAAGTGGACTATGGATGAGGACTGTCGCAGGTTGGCGGTTGCGCGAGTTGAAGCGGACAGAGTCACTGGTTCGACGGGCAGCGGCAAAGTTTGGGATGGTATCAAGCTTGTGATGACGGATCCCAAGATGTACTTGTTTGTGAGTGGTCAACTTCGTCTTGCTCTCGACTTAGCCTCCGACTGACTCTGCTGCAGATGTTCTTGAACCTGACCATGACCGCGAGTTATGGAttcaacttcttcttccccaTTCTGGTGCAAGGTCTCGGAATCGGCAACAGGTGAGTCTCGCCATCAAATCAACAAGCAGCCCCCATTGACTCTTCTCCCACAGAAtcgtctccctcctcctcacctccccaCCCTACTTCCTCGGCGCAgccgtctccttcgccatcGCCCGCGACTCGGACCGCATCCGCGAACGCGGCTACCACATCGTCGGCAGCCTTACTGCCTCGATGATCGGCTTCGTCATCACCGTCGCGACGCCGAACACAGCCGCCCGCTACGCCGCTTCCTTCCTCTACGCTCCGGGATCCTTCTCCGCCAACGCTCTTGTCTACTCCTGGGCAGTCTCTAGCGCCGGGCAAACACCCGAGAAACGCGCCGCGGCGGGTGCGATTGTAAATATCGTGGGTCATGTCGGGAATATCATTTCTCCGTACTTCTTCCGCGATGATACGAGGCCGGAGTATCCGTTGGCGTGGATTTTGATGTTGGTGTTTGGAGCGTTGGCTATGGGGCTGGCGTTGTCGACGAAGTTTTTCTTGAAGTTTGAGAATAGGAGGATCAAGAGAAGGACGGATGATAGTGGGGCGGTGTATAATCCTTATACCACGTAGAGGAAGCCAAGGCCAGATCGACATGGCGTCGATTGTCGCCATACTCGGTTCAAGGAGTAATCGAAGTGCCATTCGAACGACATCTCCATTCATCCAACGGCTTCCTCCCACTTTGCACTCCATGTCGTGAAAGCGTCTTCCTTGCCTTTCCAATCAAGCTTGACGATTTTGCTGACTGCCTTGGCTTCCCTCACGCACTTCTCCAACCCTTCTTTAACACCATCCTCATCCAAGTCATAAAACAGCCCAGCCAGATCATCCACATCATTCTGCACCACCTCCAACTGCTCCAACACCCGGTCCAAaccctccaccttctcccCACCAAAAGTCTTCAGCCTCCTCTTCCCCACCGCCGtaaacaacaacacgaccttcTTCAACCTcccctccgccttctccaccaACTCCCGCAACTCGACCCGATCCGCCGGCAAACTATTCGCCGCATTGaacatctcctccacacTCTCCGCATCCCCATCAACCCCTTCATCCCCACTATCCAGCAACGCGTCGTCGTGCCCTTCACTCTCCAAATCCGTACCTTCCTTCCACTCTTTCAACTCCTCAATCGCATCGCTAATCGCATCTCGATACTGCTCCGCCTTCCGTACGGCTAACCCGGCAATccccatcttctccaactccgCGACCGCATCGCAGCTCTCCCACACCACGCCCGTCGAACTCAGACTATCCCTCCGCGATCCGCCCGGCGCATTCCCCTCCGCGATCGATCGTAGTTCTTGCAGTAGATTCTCCACTTCGCGGAATACCCTCAAGACCCGCGCGTTCACTTCTTTGCCCATCAGTTTTCCCCACGTCTTCTCTTCCGTGCTGCAAATTTGTGTTCCGCTCATGAGAGCTGGGAGACAAGTCGTGGACAAGTCCCGGAGGACTGCGGTGATGGCTGTGGGGGTGAAGGGTTTGTTGAttgcgaggagggagacTTTGGTCGTGTGGGCTTTGAGGAGGGTGGCGgcatcgcggaggaggtgcaGCGGGTTTGGAGCGTTCGGGATCGTGGTGGGGTTCGAGGTGCGGCGTAGGGCGGTGGTGAACTGACGGAGGAGAGACTGGGTGGAGGTTATCAGGTCGATCAAGGCTGTGACCTCTGCTGGTTTCGGCGCCATCGCTGCGGTTTGTTTGTAGTCCCCGTCGTTGTTGTCGAAGTAAGGTGTCCATCTCTACAACTTTTTATTCAGCATCAGAAGTCAAGCGTCTTGGCGGGgtcctcgacctctttcACATGCGAAACAAGAACCACAACCCTAAACTCtacatcaacaccaccaccacatgGCGAAACCAaaagcggcggcggcgtcatCATCTCAACCCGCCGACCGCATCACACCCCAAACCCTCATCTTCGACAACGGCGCCCACACCGTCAAAGCCGGCTTCTCCAACCCCTCCACCCCTCcaaccctctcctcctgccaCATAATCCCCAACTGCATCGCCCGCTCCAACCGCGATCGAATCACCTACGTCGGCGCCGACCTGGATACCTGCGCCGACTTTGGCGAACTACACATCCGACGACCCGTCGAGAAAGGTTACGTCGTAAACTGGGAAGGCGAGAAAGCGATTTGGGAACGAACGATTTTCAACTCCAAGTCTCCCGTGCACTGCGATCCGAGTCAGACGAACTTGATTCTTACGGAGTCACCGAATGCGCCGACGGCGTTGCAGAGGAATGCGGATGAGATGGTGTTTGAGGAGTTTGGATTTGCTTCGCTATGGAGGGTTGCTGCGCCGGTTTTGACGGCTTATTCGCCGTCTCCGTTTCCTAATGCGGTCTCACCGGATGCTGGAACTCCGCTTGAGGCTGTGCTTGCTGTTGATGCTGGGCATTCGCATACTACCGTCACGCCGCTCTATCATGGACGACCACTTCACGCTGCTTGTCGTAGGCTGGAAGTTGGAGGCAAGCTACTTACGAACCATCTTCAAAACCAACTCAGTCGAACGATGGACATGCATCGCGAAGACTGGATATCTCAGGAGATCAAAGAAGACGTGTGCTTCGTAGCCTCGGACTCAACCAACTTCTCGGACCTCCTTGAACGAGTATGGAAGGGAGGAAGAAATGATCCACGCGAGATTGATGTCAGTGTAGTGGTGGACTATGTTCTCCCAGACTATGAAGTTCTCAAGCGAGGTTTCGCTCGTCAACACGATCCGAGTAAGAGTGCCCGGCTGAGGCGGCTGGGTATCGGGGGTACAAGCGAGATGGTTTTGCCGATCGGTAGTGAGCGCTTCGCAGTACCAGAAGTGTTGTTCACTCCTAGTGATATTGGGATGCAACAGGAGGGTATCGCGAGTACCGTGATGCAGAGTCTCGCAGCATTGCCAAAGGGGTTGTGGCAGGGCTTCTTAGCGAATGTGGTGGTAGAGGGAGGAACCAGCTGCTTGAAGGGCTT
This is a stretch of genomic DNA from Zymoseptoria tritici IPO323 chromosome 3, whole genome shotgun sequence. It encodes these proteins:
- the ARP2405 gene encoding actin-related protein, ARP6 class (Actin-related protein; putative homolog of the Saccharomyces cerevisiae SWI-SNF complex protein ARP6 protein), whose amino-acid sequence is MAKPKAAAASSSQPADRITPQTLIFDNGAHTVKAGFSNPSTPPTLSSCHIIPNCIARSNRDRITYVGADLDTCADFGELHIRRPVEKGYVVNWEGEKAIWERTIFNSKSPVHCDPSQTNLILTESPNAPTALQRNADEMVFEEFGFASLWRVAAPVLTAYSPSPFPNAVSPDAGTPLEAVLAVDAGHSHTTVTPLYHGRPLHAACRRLEVGGKLLTNHLQNQLSRTMDMHREDWISQEIKEDVCFVASDSTNFSDLLERVWKGGRNDPREIDVSVVVDYVLPDYEVLKRGFARQHDPSKSARLRRLGIGGTSEMVLPIGSERFAVPEVLFTPSDIGMQQEGIASTVMQSLAALPKGLWQGFLANVVVEGGTSCLKGFPERFESDLRKLVDEKYVVRVARAEDPVKNVWLGGARLAQNEDLLRSLVVTKAEYLEHGDLWTRRKFAGKVGR